The Bacteroidota bacterium sequence TTGATTCCCCAAAATGATTTTCTATGCATTTAATAGGTCATCTACTTTCTTCTTCAATACAGGCAAGTTCTTTATGATTATACCCCAGATTATTTCGTCGTCAACTTTATCATAACCATGAATGACCCTGTTTCTCATTCCAATAATCTGATTTTTACCGGAAATCTCAATTGAAGAATCAATCCTGTCTAAGCGGTTGATGGCCTCCCCAATAATTTCAAGCTCCCGTTCAACAGCTCTTCGCAACATTTTTTCTTTTGAGTATATATCAAATTGTTTCTTGCCTTGAAAATAAGATTCAATGGACAAAATGGCCTCTTTTATATCAAATAGATACTTTTTTAATTGATCATTCATAAAGCAGCTTTTTGGTCTGATCAACGGATTTAATGAAGTAGGGATTGGACAACGATTTGTCTGTTATCAGATCAACCGGACGTTGAAAAAGTTCTTCGAGCTTGTCGGCCAATGCAAAATACATGTCCGCATATTCTCC is a genomic window containing:
- a CDS encoding DUF86 domain-containing protein; translated protein: MNDQLKKYLFDIKEAILSIESYFQGKKQFDIYSKEKMLRRAVERELEIIGEAINRLDRIDSSIEISGKNQIIGMRNRVIHGYDKVDDEIIWGIIIKNLPVLKKKVDDLLNA